Proteins found in one Lonchura striata isolate bLonStr1 chromosome 27, bLonStr1.mat, whole genome shotgun sequence genomic segment:
- the NACA gene encoding nascent polypeptide-associated complex subunit alpha isoform X1: MPGEATETVPATEQELPQPQAETAPAAPVPAPTPAPAVLHAAHSPPLTPSPSAQALPAQLPGSAPALPGPLGPVSPPVVPAAAIPVFSMAPQPPALPLLGPVTPAPPPAPQAPMGFAAPGSPGPAPVSPVSPGFPAPASPGLAAASAAVTVAPLVPPVSPSSLPAALTSPMKTAPAAASVGAASLAPLPASGAAPAPLPASGAAPSPLPASGAAPSPLPASGAAPSPLPASGAASSPLPASGAAPSPLPASGAASSPLPASGAAPAPLSASGAAPAPLPASGAAPSPLSASGAAPAPLPASGAASSPLPASGAAPSPLPASGAASSPLPASGAAPSPLSASGAAPSLLPASGAAPAPLPASGAAPAPLLPPPSRPLLASPPPVPPTLLPAPTVAVSPQSPGSPPLPTVPVSPGIPAVPASPRAPAPALVGAISPPIFLAAPKAPLSPPIPLLPAGMSPGHPAGPAPGAPVSPLLPVAPSITKASPTGPAPLVPAVGHPVPPSVARTPPGSPAPPVAPALSTPAVGAATSVPGPPASPVFPAAAPVPAVPSASCPTVTPAMAAPLAKPAPPSPAAAPSPPVTPAMAAPAAPPVAKAAPGSPVTAPAAPSVPVTPPMAPLAASPVAKTSPAAPVATPVAKAAPGSPVTAPCVPGTPTMAAPASPAALPSAKDAAKGSVAAPAATPTPPAPAPATPPAAKTAPKSPAAAPPSSATPAPAAPPAPAAKTPPKSPAKATPAPATPTEDKTPPKSPAKATPAPATPTEDKTPPKSPAKATPAPATPTEDKAPPKSPAKATPAPAASPETKVPPASPAKATPAPAEAKAPPKNPAKATPAPPTPTEDKAPPKSPAKATPASAEAKAPPESPVTATPAPAAPPAAKTPPKSPAKATPAPVEAKTPPKSPAKATPAPATSPEAKAPPKSPAKATPAPAEAKTPPKSPAKATPAPAETKTPPKSPAKATPAPAEAKTPPKSPAKTTPAEAKTPPAPAPASPKSPAPATPAPSAPPAVKTPPKSPAKATPAPATPTEDKAPPKSPVKATPAPANPTEDKAPPKSPVKATPAPATPTEDKAPPKSPVKATPGPVAPAAAKGPSKSPAEAKTPPKSPVKATAAPSTPAEAKAPQKSSVKATPPPATPAAAKGPSKSPAEAKAPPKSPVKATPTPAAPATGASGAPPKPTTPSKADGRPGSAPSAPPAKKQQPPSNDKVAKLATRPTSKAPPGAEDEDLPPLLPPEPPVLLELSPPAGVPAPPAPQPVLKNDKGSGTESDSDESVPELEEQDSTQATTQQAQLAAAAEIDEEPVSKAKQSRSEKKARKAMSKLGLRQVTGVTRVTIRKSKNILFVITKPDVYKSPASDTYIVFGEAKIEDLSQQAQLAAAEKFKVQGEPVSNIQENTQTPTVQEESEEEEVDETGVEVKDIELVMSQANVSRAKAVRALKNNSNDIVNAIMELTM; this comes from the exons ATGCCCGGCGAAGCCACAGAAACCGTCCCGGCCACGGAGCAGGAGCTGCCGCAGCCGCAGGCGGAGACAG ctccagctgcccccGTTCCTGCTCCCACCCCTGCTCCAG CTGTTCTTCATGCTGCTCATTCCCCACCTCTGACTCCATCTCCATCCGCCCAGGCTCTCCCGGCACAgctgcccggctctgccccggctctgccGGGCCCCCTGggccccgtgtccccccccgTGGTCCCGGCTGCAGCCATCCCCGTGTTCTCCATggccccccagccccctgccctgcctctgctgGGCCCAGTCACCCCTGCCCCTCCTCCAGCTCCGCAGGCCCCCATGGGTTTTGCAGCCCCGGGATCTCCAGGGCCTGCCCCGGTTagcccagtgtccccaggatTCCCAGCCCCAGCGTcacctggcctggctgctgcttctgctgcagtgACAGTGGCTCCTCTTGTCCCCCCAGTGAGCCCCAGttctctcccagctgctctcACCTCTCCCATGAaaactgctcctgctgcagcctcggTGGGAGCTGCATCTCtggcccctctccctgcctctggagcagccccagcccctctccctgcctctggagcagccccatcccctctccctgcctctggagcagccccatcccctctccctgcctctggagcagccccatcccctctccctgcctctggagcagcctcatcccctctccctgcctctggagcagccccatcccctctccctgcctctggagcagcctcatcccctctccctgcctctggagcagccccagcccctctctctgcctctggagcagccccagcccctctccctgcctctggagcagccccatcccctctctctgcctctggagcagccccagcccctctccctgcctctggagcagcctcatcccctctccctgcctctggagcagccccatcccctctccctgcctctggagcagcctcatcccctctccctgcctctggagcagccccatcccctctctctgcctctggagcagccccatcccttctccctgcctctggagcagccccagcccctctccctgcctctggagcagccccagcccctctcctaCCGCCCCCATCCCGTCCCCTCCTGGCATCTCCCCCACCAGTGCCTCCCACATTGCTGCCTGCTCCCACTGTGGCAGTGTCCCCCCAGAGTCCGGGATCACCCCCACTTCCCACAGTCCCGGTGTCtcctggaattcctgctgttccagcctctcccagagccccagctccagccctggtcGGTGCCATCTCTCCCCCCATCTTCCTGGctgcccccaaagctccctTGTCACCCCCTatccctctgctgccagccGGGATGTCCCCTGGGCATCCTGCTGGCCCAGCCCCTGGTGCCCCAGTCTCACCACTGCTCCCAGTTGCTCCTTCTATTACCAAGGCCTCTCCCACAGGCCCTGCCCCACTGGTCCCAGCTGTGGGACACCCAGTGCCTCCCTCAGTAGCCAGGACCCCTCCTGGgagcccagcccctcctgtggCTCCTGCCCTGTCCACACCCGCTGTGGGAGCTGCCACCTCTGTCCCAGGGCCTCCAGCGAGCCCCgtgttcccagcagcagctcctgtgcctgctgtcccctctgccagctgccccaCTGTCACCCCGGCCATGGCAGCTCCTCTGGCCAAACCGGCTCCTCCAAgtccagctgctgccccctctcctcctgtcacccctgccatggcagctCCAGCCGCCCCTCCTGTGgccaaagcagctcctgggagccCGGTCACCGCTCCAGCTgccccctctgtccctgtcacacctCCCATGGCACCTCTGGCTGCCTCTCCTGTGGCTAAAAcatctcctgctgcccctgtcGCCACTCCAGTGgccaaagcagctcctgggagccCGGTCACTGCCCCCTGTGTCCCTGGCACACCGACCATGGCAGCCCCAGCCTCTCCAGCTGCTCTTCCCTCAGCCAAAGATGCTGCCAAGGGCTCTGTTGCTGCCCCAGCTGCCACTCCAAccccccctgccccagctccagccaccccACCTGCAGCTAAAACAGCTCCCaagagcccagctgctgctcccccatCCTCTGccaccccagctcctgcagctccaccagctccagcagccaaaacacccccaaagaGCCCTGCCAAAGccaccccagctccagccaccccCACTGAGgacaaaacacccccaaagaGCCCTGCCAAAGccaccccagctccagccaccccCACTGAGgacaaaacacccccaaagaGCCCTGCCAAAGccaccccagctccagccaccccCACTGAGGACAAAGCACCCCCAAAGAGCCCTGCCAAAGCcaccccagctccagcagcctctcctgagaCTAAGGTACCCCCAGCAAGCCCTGCCAAAGccaccccagcccctgctgAAGCCAAAGCACCCCCAAAGAACCCTGCCAAAGCTACCCCagctccccccacccccactgAGGACAAGGCACCCCCAAAAAGTCCTGCCAAAGCCACCCCAGCCTCTGCCGAGGCCAAAGCACCCCCAGAAAGCCCCGTTACAGccaccccagctccagctgcccctccagcagccaaaacacccccaaagaGCCCTGCCAAAGCTACCCCAGCCCCTGTTGAGgccaaaacacccccaaagaGCCCTGCCAAAGCCACCCCAGCTCCAGCAACCTCTCCTGAGGCTAAGGCACCCCCAAAGAGCCCTGCCAAAGCTACTCCAGCCCCTGCTGAGgccaaaacacccccaaagaGCCCTGCCAAAGCTACTCCAGCCCCTGCTGAaaccaaaacacccccaaagaGCCCTGCCAAAGCTACCCCAGCCCCTGCTGAAgccaaaacacccccaaagaGCCCTGCCAAAACTACCCCTGCTGAGGCCAAAAcgcctcctgctcctgccccagcatcTCCCAagagccctgctccagccaccccagctcccagtgcccccccagcAGTGAAAACACCCCCAAAGAGCCCTGCCAAAGccaccccagctccagccaccccCACTGAGGACAAGGCACCCCCAAAGAGCCCTGTCAAAGccaccccagctccagccaaCCCCACTGAGGACAAGGCACCCCCAAAGAGCCCTGTCAAAGccaccccagctccagccaccccCACTGAGGACAAAGCACCCCCAAAGAGCCCTGTCAAAGCCACCCCAGGTCCAGTGGCCCCCGCTGCAGCCAAAGGACCCTCAAAAAGCCCTGCTGAGGCCAAGACACCCCCAAAGAGTCCTGTCAAAGCCACCGCAGCTCCATCTACCCCTGCTGAGGCCAAGGCACCCCAAAAAAGCTCTGTCAAAGCCACTCCCCCTCCAGCCACCCCCGCTGCGGCCAAAGGACCCTCAAAAAGCCCTGCTGAGGCCAAGGCACCCCCAAAGAGCCCTGTCAAGGCCACTCcaactccagcagctccagccacggGTGCTTCTGGTGCCCCTCCAAAGCCCACAACCCCCTCCAAAGCAGACGGCCGTCCTGGCTCTGCCCCGAGCGCTCCCCCCGCCAAGAAGCAGCAGCCCCCCAGTAATGACAAGGTGGCCAAGCTGGCCACTCGCCCCACCTCGAAAGCCCCGCCTGGCGCTGAGGATGAGGACCTGCCGCCTCTGCTCCCCCCCGAGCCGCccgtgctgctggagctgtcccCGCCcgcgggggtcccggccccgccggcgcCGCAGCCCGTCCTCAAGAATGACAAGG GGTCTGGCACAGAGTCCGACAGCGATGAATCCGTACCAGAGCTCGAAGAGCAGGACTCCACACAGGCCACGACGCAGCAGGCACAG ctcgCAGCTGCCGCCGAAATAGATGAAGAACCCgtcagcaaagcaaaacagagcCGGAGCGAGAAGAAAGCTCGGAAG GCAATGTCCAAGCTGGGCCTTCGCCAGGTGACAGGAGTCACCAGAGTCACCATCCGGAAATCCAAGAACATCCTCTTCGTCATCACAAAGCCAGACGTGTACAAGAGCCCGGCGTCAGACACCTACATCGTCTTTGGCGAGGCCAAG atcGAAGACTTGTCCCAGCAGGCTCAGCTGGCAGCTGCCGAAAAGTTCAAAGTGCAAGGAGAACCTGTTTCCAACATccaagaaaacacacagacCCCCACCGTGCAGGAGGagagtgaggaagaggag GTTGATGAAACCGGCGTGGAGGTGAAAGACATCGAGCTGGTGATGTCGCAGGCGAACGTGTCACGTGCGAAGGCTGTGAGAGCCCTCAAGAACAACAGTAACGACATTGTAAACGCAATAATG GAGCTGACGATGTAG
- the LOC110477094 gene encoding retinol dehydrogenase 16, which translates to MWLYVVAALLGLFLLRRWHRERQPVPRLSEKHVLITGCDSGFGNLLARQLDARGLRVLAACLSAAGAAQLRAATSDRLQTVLLDVTSSQSIADVTAWVRERVGDQGLWGLVNNAGIAIPTAPNEWLTKEDFVKVLDVNLVGLVEVTLSLLPLVRRARGRVVNVASVMGRMSFFGGGYCISKYGVEAFSDSLRRELRPFGVQVSIIEPGGFQTGMTDPAPLVKGLARLWERLPAEAQAAYGRRYLDKYAESTTLLHRLSSSRLSLVTDAVTHALLSRCPRSRYAAGWDARLIFLPLSYCPAWLSDTILGFFLPIPASGIP; encoded by the exons ATGTGGCTGTACGTGGTGGCCGcgctgctggggctgttcctgctgcgCCGctggcaccgggagcggcaGCCGGTGCCGCGGCTCTCGGAGAAGCACGTGCTGATCACGGGCTGCGACAGCGGCTTCGGGAACCTGCTGGCGCGGCAGCTGGACGCGCGGGGGCTGCGGGTGCTGGCCGCCTGCCTgagcgccgccggggccgcgcagCTGCGGGCGGCCACCTCCGACCGCCTGCAGACCGTCCTGCTGGACGTCACCTCCAGCCAGAGCATCGCCGATGTCACCGCCTGGGTCCGGGAGCGTGTGGGTGACCAAG ggctctgggggctggTGAACAACGCCGGGATCGCCATCCCCACCGCCCCGAACGAGTGGCTGACCAAGGAGGACTTTGTCAAGGTGCTGGATGTCAACCTGGTGGGGCTGGTGGAGGTGACACTGAGCCTCCTGCCGCTGgtgcggcgggcgcggggccgcgtGGTCAACGTGGCCAGCGTGATGGGCCGCATGTCCTTCTTCGGTGGAGGGTACTGCATCTCCAAGTACGGCGTGGAAGCCTTCTCTGACAGCCTCAG GCGGGAGCTGCGTCCCTTCGGCGTGCAGGTCTCCATCATCGAACCTGGAGGCTTCCAGACGGGAATGACCGACCCCGCCCCGCTGGTGAAGGGCCTCGCTCGCCTCTGGGAGCGGCTCCCGGCAGAAGCCCAGGCAGCCTACGGCCGCCGCTACCTGGATAAAT ATGCCGAGAGCACCACGCTGCTGCACCGCCTGAGCAGCTCCCGCCTGTCGCTCGTCACCGATGCCGTGACACACGCGCTGCTCTCCCGCTGCCCCCGCAGCCGCTACGCCGCCGGCTGGGACGCCCGGCTCATCTTCCTGCCCCTCAGCTACTGCCCGGCCTGGCTGTCCGACACCATCCTGGGCTTCTTCCTGCCCATCCCGGCCAGCGGGATCCCCTGA
- the LOC110477093 gene encoding retinol dehydrogenase 16, whose amino-acid sequence MWLYVVAALLGLFLLRRWHRERQPVPRLSEKHVLITGCDSGFGNLLARQLDARGLRVLAACLSAAGAAQLRAATSDRLQTVLLDVTSSQSIADVTAWVRERVGDQGLWGLVNNAGIAIPTAPNEWLTKEDFVKVLDVNLVGLVEVTLSLLPLVRRARGRVVNVASVMGRMSFFGGGYCISKYGVEAFSDSLRLEMHSFGVKVCVIEPGYFKTMITNVENLEKNFHDSWGKLPEEIKASYGENYLREYVALLKVLQKAYSSNLSLVTNCMEHALTSLHPRTRYSAGWDAKLLYIPLSYLPSALSDALFTFFYPKSAGRA is encoded by the exons ATGTGGCTGTACGTGGTGGCCGcgctgctggggctgttcctgctgcgCCGctggcaccgggagcggcaGCCGGTGCCGCGGCTCTCGGAGAAGCACGTGCTGATCACGGGCTGCGACAGCGGCTTCGGGAACCTGCTGGCGCGGCAGCTGGACGCGCGGGGGCTGCGGGTGCTGGCCGCCTGCCTgagcgccgccggggccgcgcagCTGCGGGCGGCCACCTCCGACCGCCTGCAGACCGTCCTGCTGGACGTCACCTCCAGCCAGAGCATCGCCGATGTCACCGCCTGGGTCCGGGAGCGTGTGGGTGACCAAG ggctctgggggctggTGAACAACGCCGGGATCGCCATCCCCACCGCCCCGAACGAGTGGCTGACCAAGGAGGACTTTGTCAAGGTGCTGGATGTCAACCTGGTGGGGCTGGTGGAGGTGACACTGAGCCTCCTGCCGCTGgtgcggcgggcgcggggccgcgtGGTCAACGTGGCCAGCGTGATGGGCCGCATGTCCTTCTTCGGTGGAGGGTACTGCATCTCCAAGTACGGCGTGGAAGCCTTCTCTGACAGCCTCAG GCTGGAGATGCACAGCTTCGGGGTGAAGGTCTGCGTGATCGAGCCAGGCTACTTCAAGACAATGATCACCAACGTTGAGAACCTGGAGAAGAATTTTCATGACAGCTGGGGGAAGCTCCCTGAGGAAATCAAAGCGAGTTACGGGGAGAATTATTTAAGGGAGT ATGTGGCATTGCTCAAGGTGCTGCAGAAAGCCTACAGCTCCaacctgtcactggtcaccaacTGCATGGAGCACGCGCTGACCAGCCTCCACCCCCGCACGCGCTACTCCGCTGGCTGGGACGCCAAGCTGCTCTACATCCCCCTCAGCTACCTGCCCTCAGCGCTCAGCGACGCCCTGTTCACCTTTTTCTACCCCAAATCTGCTGGGAGAGCCTAA
- the PRIM1 gene encoding DNA primase small subunit, with protein MARFEPAALPELLPVFYRRLFPHGPYGRWLSYGGVVKNYFQLREFSFTLRDDVYLRFQSFGSPQELERELQKINPYKIDIGAVYSHRPNQHNTVHLGAFQPQEKELVFDIDMTDYDDVRTCCSSADICSKCWTLMTIAVRIIDRALVEDLGVRHRLWVYSGRRGVHCWVCDDAVRKWSPALRAAAVEYLSLVKGGADTVKKVTLSQPVHPFIRRSVAVVEKYFEEFALLGQDVLGSPEKWAKVLALLPEELREPLQAEFPRKKDSVQRWELLRARAERERERGRAGWPEWEVMLQLCFPRLDVNVSKGLGHLLKSPFSVHPKTGRISVPLDLQRLDQFDPFAVPTISSLCQELDAAGSDGEQEDGGETEPKRRTRDYRKTSLAPYVRLFERFVEGLESARRGERIRRSDLQGDF; from the exons aTGGCGCGGTTCGagccggcggcgctgcccgagCTGCTCCCGGTCTTCTACCGGCGGCTCTTCCCGCACGGCCCCTACGGCCGCTGGCTCAGCTACGGCGGCG TGGTGAAGAACTACTTCCAGCTGCGGGAATTCTCCTTCACGCTGCGGGACGATGTGTACCTGCGCTTCCAGTCCTTCGGCAGCCCGCAGGAGCTGGAGCGGGAGCTGCAAAAGATCAACCCCTACAAGATCGACATCGGGGCCGTCTACTCCCACCGG CCCAACCAGCACAACACGGTGCACCTGGGAGCCTTCCAGCcgcaggagaaggagctggtCTTTGACATCGACATGACGGATTACGACGACGTCCGGACGTGCTGCAG CTCGGCCGATATCTGCTCCAAGTGCTGGACGCTGATGACCATCGCCGTCCGCATCATCGACCGCGCGCTCGTGG AGGACCTGGGCGTGCGGCACCGCCTGTGGGTGTACTCTGGCAGGAGGGGTGTGCACTGCTGGGTGTGCGACGACGCCGTCAGGAAATGGTCCCCGGCGCTGCGGGCGGCGGCCGTGGAGTACCTGAGCCTGGTGAAG ggtggcgCAGACACGGTGAAGAAGGTGACGCTGTCCCAGCCCGTGCACCCGTTCATCAG GCGCTCGGTGGCCGTGGTGGAGAAATACTTTGAGGAGTTCGCGCTGCTGGGCCAGGACGTGCTGGGCAGCCCCGAGAAATGGGCCaaggtgctggccctgctcccCGAGG AGCTGCGGGAGCCGCTGCAGGCCGAGTTCCCGCGGAAGAAGGACTCGGTGCagcgctgggagctgctgcGGGCCCGCGCCGAGCGCGagcgggagcgcggccgggcgggcTGGCCCGAGTGGGAGgtgatgctgcagctctgcttcccCCGCCTCGACGTCAACGTCAGCAAAGGGCTCGGCCACCTGCTCAAGAGCCCCTTCAGCGTCCACCCCAAAACAG GGCGCATTTCGGTGCCGCTGGACCTGCAGAGGCTGGACCAGTTTGACCCCTTTGCCGTCCCCACCATCAG ttccctgtgccaggagctggacgCGGCCGGCAGCGATGGCGAGCAGGAGGACGGCGGCGAGACGGAGCCCAAACGGCGCACGAGGG ACTACAGGAAGACGAGCCTGGCCCCGTACGTGCGGCTCTTCGAGCGCTTcgtggaggggctggagagcgCCCGCCGGGGAGAGCGGATCCGCCGCAGCG aTCTTCAAGGAGATTTCTGA
- the NACA gene encoding nascent polypeptide-associated complex subunit alpha isoform X2, translating to MPGEATETVPATEQELPQPQAETGSGTESDSDESVPELEEQDSTQATTQQAQLAAAAEIDEEPVSKAKQSRSEKKARKAMSKLGLRQVTGVTRVTIRKSKNILFVITKPDVYKSPASDTYIVFGEAKIEDLSQQAQLAAAEKFKVQGEPVSNIQENTQTPTVQEESEEEEVDETGVEVKDIELVMSQANVSRAKAVRALKNNSNDIVNAIMELTM from the exons ATGCCCGGCGAAGCCACAGAAACCGTCCCGGCCACGGAGCAGGAGCTGCCGCAGCCGCAGGCGGAGACAG GGTCTGGCACAGAGTCCGACAGCGATGAATCCGTACCAGAGCTCGAAGAGCAGGACTCCACACAGGCCACGACGCAGCAGGCACAG ctcgCAGCTGCCGCCGAAATAGATGAAGAACCCgtcagcaaagcaaaacagagcCGGAGCGAGAAGAAAGCTCGGAAG GCAATGTCCAAGCTGGGCCTTCGCCAGGTGACAGGAGTCACCAGAGTCACCATCCGGAAATCCAAGAACATCCTCTTCGTCATCACAAAGCCAGACGTGTACAAGAGCCCGGCGTCAGACACCTACATCGTCTTTGGCGAGGCCAAG atcGAAGACTTGTCCCAGCAGGCTCAGCTGGCAGCTGCCGAAAAGTTCAAAGTGCAAGGAGAACCTGTTTCCAACATccaagaaaacacacagacCCCCACCGTGCAGGAGGagagtgaggaagaggag GTTGATGAAACCGGCGTGGAGGTGAAAGACATCGAGCTGGTGATGTCGCAGGCGAACGTGTCACGTGCGAAGGCTGTGAGAGCCCTCAAGAACAACAGTAACGACATTGTAAACGCAATAATG GAGCTGACGATGTAG